The Trichosurus vulpecula isolate mTriVul1 chromosome 3, mTriVul1.pri, whole genome shotgun sequence genome includes a window with the following:
- the LOC118840863 gene encoding small ubiquitin-related modifier 2-like, whose product MADVKPKEGVKTENNDHINLKVAGQDGSAVQFKIKRHTPLSKLMKAYCERQGLSMRQIRFRFDGQPINETDTPAQLEMEDEDTIDVFQQQTGGAY is encoded by the coding sequence ATGGCCGACGTAAAGCCGAAGGAAGGagtcaagactgaaaacaacgACCACATTAATTTGAAGGTGGCAGGACAAGATGGTTCAGCGGTGCAATTTAAGATTAAGAGGCACACACCACTTAGTAAACTAATGAAAGCCTATTGTGAACGACAGGGTTTGTCAATGAGGCAGATCAGATTCCGATTTGATGGGCAAccaatcaatgaaacagacaCACCTGCACAGTTGGAAATGGAGGATGAAGATACAATTGATGTattccagcagcagacaggaggCGCTTACTAA